Proteins encoded in a region of the Ranitomeya imitator isolate aRanImi1 chromosome 9, aRanImi1.pri, whole genome shotgun sequence genome:
- the ZNRF1 gene encoding E3 ubiquitin-protein ligase ZNRF1, giving the protein MGGKQSSAARSRVSSDDSAVPPASHFGHYRPGGAMGLRSRSVSSVSGLEPPAAALPFGLYRPEPERGGSSGAEETRGGLYLGPRASLTDTLQLAPRWIGAQSGFRCPICSKSVSSDEMEMHFIMCLSKPRLSYNDDVLTRDAGECVICLEELSQGDTIARLPCLCIYHKSCIDSWFEVNRCCPEHPSD; this is encoded by the exons ATGGGGGGGAAGCAGAGCTCGGCCGCCCGCTCCCGGGTGTCGTCAGATGACAGCGCCGTGCCCCCGGCCTCGCACTTCGGACACTACCGGCCCGGCGGCGCCATGGGGCTGCGGAGCCGCTCTGTCAGCTCCGTGTCCGGCCTGGAGCCCCCGGCGGCGGCGCTGCCGTTCGGCCTGTACCGACCCGAGCCCGAGAGAGGCGGCAGCTCCGGAGCAGAGGAGACGCGGGGAGGCCTGTACCTGGGCCCGCGGGCCTCCCTCACCGACACCCTGCAGCTGGCCCCGCGGTGGATCGGAGCGCAGAGCG gcttccgctgccccatttgcTCCAAATCCGTGTCGTCTGATGAAATGGAGATGCACTTTATAATGTGTCTGAGCAAACCACGGCTGTCCTATAACG ACGACGTTTTAACGAGGGACGCTGGCGAGTGTGTGATCTGCCTGGAGGAGCTGTCACAGGGGGACACCATAGCCAGACTCCCCTGCCTGTGCATCTACCACAAAAG CTGTATAGATTCCTGGTTTGAGGTGAACAGGTGTTGTCCGGAGCACCCGTCTGATTGA